The genome window ACAAACCGATCTCTGAAACTTCAAATGACCTTCCATTCAATTTCCAGACCAGACAGGTGTGGGCGGGTTGTCATATTACCTAAATTATATTCTATTTAGTAGACTTTTGACAATCTTTTTGTAAATGATTCAGAAGTGAATTAGGTTACATTTTAGAGCGTTGCTTCTCATATATGTGTTCAATGAATTTATTGAACATAAAAAATACATACTGTATTTcatctattagtattgcaccccattgttcaactttgtCAATTCATAGCTCAGTTGTCGTTTGTTCTATGTAGCaattgtcaactgataaaatttccactttttttgtaattcggcattcattgttttctttaaaacgaCCAAAGATTTTAAAGTAAAGTAGTGGGGTGCAATTCTGATCGAGGAAATTCGGCATATACATAGCTTGTGTGACAATAGTTGCTGATTTCTCGACCGAAAAAGGTATCAATTTTATACGAACACATGCGCATTCCTTCtatcaacacattttttgttaatccGTCTCATCCCTCTTCATCTTCAATCCCTTCCTTCTTTTCATTAGCCGACGATTTTTGTGACTAACTGCATACACAATGAGAGTGTGTGTCAGGGAGAGAGGCTTAGACATTTACACATGTGAGCGAATATGTACTTCTCATATATCTGTGCAAGGATTAGAGTTATTCTCTCCTATCTATGATTCACACCTCGAGAGGAAACCATGGTAACTGCAGAAATGAGGGAGGAGTCAAAAAAGAACACGTACCGCCCACTTTTCTTGCCTTGTTTTTCTTTAGGAGGCGGGTGTTATTTGAGAAGGAAGAAGAACAGCAGCacatttgtgttttttttcttataaataCTTATATATTCTATTTAatagtcaatttttaaaagatggTCTGGTCGTCGGAGACTTTTGGTATGACACCTGAAGAGCAAATTGAATGGTAAACCAGAAATTGAAcgctaaaatttaaattccaattctaattatttttaacttaGGATGGCACTCGATGAccaagaaaagaagaagcttgaGAGAAAGAGAGCTCGCAATAGGCAAGCCGCCACCAAATGCCGTCAAAAGAAAATGGATCGCATCAAGGAGCTGGAAGAACAGGTGAGCTTTTTTTCTTGGTAGGGATAATAATGGTAATGATTTTGTTTTGCGTTTCTGGAAGCAATGATGCCATTTGGAGATGTTGCTTGAAGCTCAAAACAAGCATTTTGTTCACATAAATTTATCGATACTATGCATACCTTTGAGTTTATTTCAATAGAGtgttacaaaaatttacaCAAGAAATAGCTCGTCTGACATAAAGTCAGGGAAAGACTGTTTGGCTGcaacactaatttttaatgaaggGCTAGACTAGAAGGAGAAATACGATTTATTAAATAGCCTTGTTCTATATAGGGCTCTATGTCAACAGAAATTATCACTTCGACTTATTTTTTGACCGAATGAAAAAGGTTTTACGGCAAGTATGCCCGGCATTTTTAATGATCTTTTTGTACTGTACGTAGACAGGcgagtaggtttttttttgtgtaaaatcgTAATCccatctttttgaaaaatcatccacatattgtttccattttcataCCAAGCTAAAATATAGCAAAGTATTAAAAATCTTCTCGTCTATTTTCTACCTGTTAGATTTCCCGCTAGACAGCTAAATGTGCAAAACTAATTAAGTTTAACGAAAAAGTATGTAAAAGTGATTgagtttcaatttatttttttagcattcaattcaaattcaatttttgcaggttCTCCACGAGAAGCACCGCGGTCAACGCCTTGACGCTGAACTCCTCGAGCTCAACAGAGCtcttgaacatttcagaaGAACGGTTGAACATCACTCGGGAAATGGATGCCCGAACAATTCGATTCGTGTTTAAACGAATATATTATCAACTCAAAACTGCCTCATTTTATCCCGATTATCATCATTCTACCGGCAATTACTTTTTGAGCAATTAGTGCAATTAGTAATAATAGATCACATGTGTTTCCCACTCTTCACCTTCTCAACATTCCCTGCTCAGGGTAGATTGtattgtttcgttttttcttcttttttttttgaaattcaaatatctcatttaacaattatttttgaaaagaaaaaccaaaaattatttaattttaaaatttaattgtgaTCGTCAACGTctcgtttttaattttgaaactaatcaTTTCTGTCTTTGTTTGTTTGCCGTAaagcaataaatttttatttcaagaatGAACTTCTTTCAAAACTACTTCCGCTTTTCCAACACAAAGCTTTCAACTGTgagttacaaaaaatatttcagattcttAACTTTTCGGCAACACATGGAAACTTAAGTATAAAGCACTGCTTTTATGCTTCTATACGCTATCAGTtctattaaaatgtttaaaagatTCATAGTTCGAGTTTCTGAACTAAGTAGCAGCCtagaaattgaatgaaaagttaattatgttttataaaatacttttaaagCTTCTTAAATCTCTTTCTCCACTGGAATACTTTTCTGGCATTCGGGCTGGAATACGAGTGTCTTCAGCTCTCGTTCTAAATCCTCCTGAACCCGACAATTCCGGCTTCCAGCAATTATAGCACTAGAATCTAGAATACACGGGTGGTTAAGTCCAGTTTGACAGTCCTAGTTTAGTAGAACCATTCTCAACAAAATTGAATGCCGTTATGGTTTGATTTGGCTCTTtcgcacaatttttttggaacaagcTACAACTAAAAATACACCATGTTTGTATCCAAATTTACATTCTTTATTTTCATGCTGTATTCTAGATATGAACCCAGTATGCATCCATTTCCTCACATGGTGAcgacatttgtttttttttcttgaaaaaatatatttaatttgaaaattaaattttgatcatCACGTCCCGCGTTTAATtttgacaacaaaaaatcatttctgtCTTTGTTTGTTTGCCGTAAagcaataaattttcatttcgagAATGAACTTCTTTCAAAACTACTTCCGCTCTTCTAGCACAAAGCTTTCAACTGTGAGTtacgaaaaatatttcagattcttGAATTTCCGACAGCGCacggaaacttgaaaatttaagaaaaatttataacaaaATAGCATTCGTTAGACGCGCAGAGATTGGTGTAAAATTCATTATTgtttgggaatttttagatCACTACAATAAAAAAGACCACAACAATTTTTGGGCTTCTAGCAATTATTATTCTCAATAGCATGCCTTTGGAATGCACATCGAATTTCCGAACTAACGGAATCAACCTATTTATCAATTAATAAAACATCAGCAAAAAGTTTTTCCTTCCGATTTTCGGCCAATGGTAGCCCGGttgaattcaaataaattctctgagaatcgaaaaatgattttgaaattagttttaagTTCTGGTTAATCGACAGTCCACATTTCATCCacatcagatttttttttggaaaacaactgaaatctgaaaactgaaaacgaaTAACATCTCCTACTCATTTTTCTCATCTGAAAGCAACAAGAAtcaaccaaaaatcaaaaatatgggAGAgcatgaaaaactaaaaaaaaacaaactgtGTTTTGCTGCAATGCTCGTCTGATTTCTATTCATAATTTATTCACATAAAATTTTGCGTCTTTTCAGGAGCTGGGTGACGTGGCAACTCCAGCTGTTCCAAGCCCAATCGAAGCGACAACCGCCGTCTGTGCTACACCAAATCAAGCCAGACGCGTTATCAAAACTATTGATGGGTTagtaaagtttaaaaatattataaatgttcaaaaatttgtaacgACAGCTTGAATTCATTGATATGAAATTTCATCACATTTTCCCATAGTTTGAATGGACAAAACGTGACCAATGTTTTACCATATAGAAAGTTGttcattattttatattttagccAGCAATTGGTGCTCTGTGCCAACGATGTCAAATATCTTTCTGTGGTCGAAAATATGTTTGCCAACTTGAATAATCTGAGTAGTGATGCGTCTGATGAGGTAACAATTTGTTCTTAGCTCTGTTACAAATAGCTTGACTTTTTCAGCAATTCATTGTCATCCCAATTTCGATCGAGTCAAAGActatgcaaaaaattattgattggaGTCGCGCTGCCAAGAAGATTGATGAGAAAACCCttgatttttgtcaatttttcccgaATCTTACGTTGAAAGAAtgcattcaaattttggaagtaaTTCATATATAGTTTTGATGTGGAATCTTTAAAAAGCTGAAATGCGTCTATTACAAGTTCATCaagcaacaatttttaaactctaTAGTATTCtagaatttgttttcaaaactaactTATATACTTGCAGGCAAGCCTTTTCCTGGAGACATCCTACCTTGGAAAATGTGCAGCCAAATGGGTGGCCTCCAAACTTGAGGGAAAGAGCACAGGTGAAATGGCACAAATTCTCGAAGTTGCTCATGTCGGATTGGACCCAACATCCGAACAGCAACTCGCTCAATTCAGACGTGTCACACTTTAATTGAACTCGTTCGAAATAAAACATTGCcgttctcgaatttttttcgctcaaatttttcggtttccaggataaaaattcatttattcgTTGTGTCTGGCCgttctaattttaattaattttcggATATTCCAACAACAAGGGAAAATCACGagataaatttataaaaacattgaaatttccttatttaaagaaaaaacatggttcttggatatttttaacaatttcttgaaaataagttATTACAAAGTTGCTTCGAAAAATTGACACGGTGTTGCCAAGATGTTTCTGAGTTCATTATTCGTTTCGTAAAATGTTCAGCTACATTTTCAGCTAagatcacaatttttgattaaagtACAGTTTTGGTCAGTGGGGtcacaaataaaagttaccTGTCCAGAACTTTGAACCTTCGGCAGCTTTGGGTAATTTTTGACcttagatttttttagatttcggtactccaacTTTAAAGATTGCAGTCAAATGCCAAAGAGATATCAGGATTCTTGAGTCAACATCTTGGCAACTCATTGATAATGACCTAAAAACATTCTTTAGTTACTGAAGCTGATGATAATTTGTTTATAagtatttcagtattttctaGTTAAAATCCAAATTGCATGCTTTTcccatttccattttccacaCATTTACTTCCAACCTTTCATTGCCCCAATTCGTCACTTGTTCCATTATTTATAGCTCCACCCCCTTAATCCATTGAAGTGAGAGTATATATTTTAGAGCAGAGATAATTCGTTTTGAGAACTAAATAAAATAAGCATCCAATTTAGTGAAGTGCTTCTgttcaacactttttgctGAACTGTGAATTTGTGGAGAGTACACGTTTactgtctgaaaatgttttttatatttaagttTATCCATTCACATATAATATGatttgttttcagataaaGACAAAACCCCTTTAAataatgtttgatttttgtttaattttcagttttgaaaatcacaaatcaAATATTCCGAGATTCACATTTCGGAAGTTTTATTTATAGTGGCTTCGATTTCagtaaaaacatgttttttggatcttgaatttttccctACCAAAATCTTGATAGATTTTTGATAACCCAAGTTTATAGCTTTCTAATcccgaaaaaagtttatttaaaaaccgTAGGCGGATCTCATTTTGCGTGCCCAGTTGGACAATTCAACTCGTTTTCttcaataacaatttttaatggtCCAAATATGCATCCCAAAATAATTTCCGCCCACTTGAGAATTGCgtgtttgagaaaatttcatatagtattttttaagaataGAGATTATTTATTCCCACTTTTGAACAAGTTGCTCGGTACGATTTAttatgaaaactaaaaaatccaaggcttaattttcctatttttttttcgaatttttcgttgACTAATCAATCATTTTCCAAACTATAGGGGTTTCATTTCCCGTTGGCAAGATTAGTTGGCCCCATTTGAAGAAAGAGATTATGGAGAAGCCTTTTAGTTGTTCTTCCAGAACTTTATAAATAtataagaaatattttcacaaaatttcatcacttttctattttaaaaacaaaaatatcacGTTATTCTGTTTCGCTATGGTTTTTATGGTTTCTGTGATAGTATAAAAAGctatcaactttttaaattgacTCATTTTCAGACCCAATCTATCGAAAATATGTCTCGTTTCCTtgtgatttttgcaattttcttggCTTTCTCAAACATCTGTAGTGCGTATCCAGATTATCGACTTCCTGAAAGAGTaagttttgagaatttggattatttatcattttcaatttaaggCCGTTTTCGCATAGTTTTGATTTATGCTCATAAATCCCATAAAACCCttcaatttcattattttctcttcaaattttgataaatattcaTACTTTTCAGTcctctagaatttttcaaaaatatcagctCATCTCCGAAATCGCCCTCCgctctgaaaaacgaaagtggACCTTtgtcttccaaaaaaattgccgaaaaaatgaaattgaggttttttggtcgaaaaaaatatttttagaattctgAGAACACGTTAAATTTTGTATTAATAATATCATGTTTATTTTGAGATTCGGTTGCTCTGAAAATGTCTGACATAGATTTATAAAGACTtggatttattttcattttcaacgtgAAAGTTTTGCCTCTAAATTTCAAGATTCTTTTAGAATCTAAAAGCTGCACAAAACTTTcacgttgaaaatgaaaataaatctgttttttttaaatctatgtCAGACATTTTCAGACCATCCGGATCTCAAAATAAACATGATATTCGTGTTTAACGTGTTCTcagcattctgaaaataattttttcgaccaaaaaagctaaatttcattttttcgtccATTTTTCGGAAGGCAAAGGTccactttcgtttttcagagcggaggacgattttggagatgagccaacatatttgaaaaattcttttagAATCTGATAGAGGACTGAAAAGTATGactatttatcaaaatttgaagagaaaatgttgaaaataaaggATGTTAtgagcaaaaatcaataacttcaGAAAATAGTATGTAACTTTGCTGAAGTTACTGATGTTTTTCACTtattcaagtgaaaaaatatttccaactGAAACCTAATTAGGcataattgtttcaattttgtattaataaattttagaaaactccTCATAACAAGAGCActcaaaaatggaatattGTTCCTTTTTATATACATAGATCCCATTATCCTTAATGTTtgcattttcagagaattcgTGGAGACGTCGATTCGGTGTTCTTCTCTCCTTTCAGAATTATTGGAAAGCGTGCACTTCTTGCAGGACCCCACGACtagtaatttttcagtgaacattataaaaattatttgaaaattctttcagCGACTTGGGAGATTTTATAAGCAATCCGAATGTTTGATGGGCTTCGAATTTGGAACTTCGAAGTTAATTCTATATATTGTCAGTGAAAGAATTTATGATAATAAAGATGCTAATGTTGtagaaattttctttaatcTTTACAATTAAACTGTAATAGGATAATGTAACATGCTccctcaaaaaactttaagtCATCGGCAGGTGTGTTTTTGgcctgttttttttaaatgccaTCCATGGAATgcaggaaaaaaagaataaaaatggCGTTTAGcacaaaacataaaaaaggaaatggaAGAGCGGTCTATGGTGAGTTGTTCAGTTTTGGTAAGTTGGGTTTGATCCAGGCATGAAGTCTGTCGGAGCAAGATTTACCAGagaataaaaaactgaaaaactggtGCTAAATCTTAATTTGtctcttgaaaatttcctaataactttgaatatttgaataaatgttACAGAAAGGCAATGAATTTTAACTGGAAATTCAGTTGCTTCCTTATAAGAATAATCGCAACCTAATCTCAATTCGTGACTTACTTATCGGTTAGTATTAGGTCAAAATTTTCGTATTTGCACATCTGATTAGCTCCGAAGTTTGCACCTAATGATGACCACCGGACATCATAAAAACCCTCGGAATTGTTGTCGTCCTTCCAAATTTTCGacataaaaatgttcatttctCATTTAGTTTTTATGATTCTCTGCTTCAAACTAGTATTCACAACATATGATTTGAGAGATGGTCAGTTACCATTAGAGAGATTCCAAGTTGCTCAAATTATTGGtggaaatgtcaaaaattcagaagctAAGGTACGTTGAATTGAATATGTTTGTTCTGTACCTAgatcaaaactaaatttcaaaatatccaaaCTTCCGGCGTtccataaaaaaataatttgtttccaGACAGATCATCACATCCCGGACAAGTTGATCTTCCCACCAGTCAACTACTATCATTACcgtttcaaataatttgatttttgaatgtaaACCCTATAATAAATaacatatatttaaaattaattaaatttcttcCAAACTCTCCATCAGAAAACTTGTCCAGAGCAATTATTCAgagtcaaaaatttaataacaaCTTGCCACAGAAATCAATTATTTCCGATTTGAACTCTTGAAATTATGAGGAGAACCCTACAATTACGTAggagtttcagaattttagctCTCAacttaaattcgaatttttcattattttgctCATTTCCCAGATTTTACAATGGTCCTGAAAAAACGGACGCACAAGGGGACTTGCAGCCAAAtcaaaaatccgtttttaaaataaaattatgatcTCCagagataattttttttgccgtttGCATTTGCATTTCCAGATTTAGTTCTTAAACGTCTGGTTAAATAATCATCAAACCAGGGCTACAAACTATTAAAAACAGGTGAAAAAACCTTTTGCCCTTCGAAAACTCCCAAATCACAggattattttgtttttcatggaaataactcacaaatttctttaaattacaTACGTCTGAAACTGATTGAATACTTAGATTGTAGGTGTCAAttgttaaaacttttcaaataattttactgTTCAACAAACACACCCGTATTATTAGTGAATGTGttgaattttatcaaaaagtacaAACTTGGAACctttggaatttaattttcattcagTTTACCCATTTCCCAAACTCAATCATCAAGAAAACCCCgacaaaattagttttttcttcgGCTCTCTGTCTTTAATATTATgtaaatcaagttttttttcataactcAATAAACAGAGAACATGTGCCCCgatttgattcaatttttcgatagaaaatattgatttaatgttcgatgcaacaaaaaatcacagCTCAAGTATTTTAGATAAGAAACAGGTGAAATTAGATAGGATATCTACCGTATCTGTTTTCACCTGAATTCCATAGAAAATTGCTGTTGAAGTGTGATTTTACAGCTGAAACGAACCGACTTCAGATCCCGAATtagtcatttttaaatattttctcagcgttttttcctatttcttttgattttgtgATCGATTATTAATTTATCACCTAGTGAGGATTTTTTAGGTAAACAACTATTAGtttgagtttttgagaaaataccAATCAATACTTTAAGTCTTACAAATTATTtgatcttcaaatttcaaactttcatctTCAAATTTCCGGTTAACGTCAACACATCTCATCGGACAAAAAGCTATCTCCGTCCGTTGCCGTTGCCGCAATGAGTTTGGTGACGACACGTGGCGGATTCATACTTCTTCTGCTCTTTGCCACGTTGGCATCGCCCAAAAAGGCGGTTGTTGTTGATGAGGATACGATCATCTTCGACGATTATACACCAGGTTAGTCTTTTGAAACTGTATTAGTTTACTGcaaggcaggcgtaggtcCCTTTAGAAGCGAGCCCACCTCGTGTCAGAGCATTCCAATATTCAATTGAACTTTCatcaaatttgcaaatatttaTAACGTGCTTAACAGTTGGCACCAAATTATTTCCCTAGTTTGGCGCAAAATATATtcacttcaaaatttggaacaacttAGACGAAAATGTGGCAAGATTTGGTTTAAACTGTTTCAAGTTTCATTTCAATAAATGTGTCatcaaagtttaaaatgactcaaaaaaattcagagtaAAAATTTAGCCATAGTTCGATAAAGCTCCGACTCATAGTCAGTTAAAACTTTTGCCCCAAGTTTTCTCATCTTCTGAGCAAAGTTTATATTATGACttgcaaaattcgaaatatatGCGGTTGGCAGGTACATGATTTAGGGTAGTTGCTCATTCCAATTGAATTTAATAAGAGCTAAATGTAGAAACCGGACAAGGTAAACATGATGAGTTACGTCGTGAATTCAAGGAAAACGTGATTCAAACACCCTCTAATTCGGAATCGTGAGagacaacaacaaaaaattaattaatttgcTAGATTTTGAACAAACTCCCTAACCTGCCACTTGGCTAATTCTTACTAACGTCCGCAAAAATGGC of Caenorhabditis elegans chromosome II contains these proteins:
- the C16D2.1 gene encoding Skp1-related protein (Partially confirmed by transcript evidence); this translates as MNFFQNYFRSSSTKLSTELGDVATPAVPSPIEATTAVCATPNQARRVIKTIDGQQLVLCANDVKYLSVVENMFANLNNLSSDASDEQFIVIPISIESKTMQKIIDWSRAAKKIDEKTLDFCQFFPNLTLKECIQILEASLFLETSYLGKCAAKWVASKLEGKSTGEMAQILEVAHVGLDPTSEQQLAQFRRVTL
- the C16D2.1 gene encoding Skp1-related protein (Confirmed by transcript evidence), giving the protein MFANLNNLSSDASDEQFIVIPISIESKTMQKIIDWSRAAKKIDEKTLDFCQFFPNLTLKECIQILEASLFLETSYLGKCAAKWVASKLEGKSTGEMAQILEVAHVGLDPTSEQQLAQFRRVTL
- the jun-1 gene encoding Transcription factor jun-1 (Partially confirmed by transcript evidence), whose translation is MLNYQPPQWMNSLMNSNIPSSLTLTPTPQFPIMFSSTSPFNFCTSDSSSSPISADSTPKSSPFFGDANPKFPFFNFMNGDSMALDDQEKKKLERKRARNRQAATKCRQKKMDRIKELEEQVLHEKHRGQRLDAELLELNRALEHFRRTVEHHSGNGCPNNSIRV
- the C16D2.3 gene encoding uncharacterized protein (Confirmed by transcript evidence); the protein is MFISHLVFMILCFKLVFTTYDLRDGQLPLERFQVAQIIGGNVKNSEAKTDHHIPDKLIFPPVNYYHYRFK
- the nlp-78 gene encoding Neuropeptide-Like Protein (Product from WormBase gene class nlp;~Confirmed by transcript evidence), whose amino-acid sequence is MSRFLVIFAIFLAFSNICSAYPDYRLPERRIRGDVDSVFFSPFRIIGKRALLAGPHDYDLGDFISNPNV
- the C16D2.1 gene encoding Skp1-related protein (Confirmed by transcript evidence), whose amino-acid sequence is MNFFQNYFRFSNTKLSTELGDVATPAVPSPIEATTAVCATPNQARRVIKTIDGQQLVLCANDVKYLSVVENMFANLNNLSSDASDEQFIVIPISIESKTMQKIIDWSRAAKKIDEKTLDFCQFFPNLTLKECIQILEASLFLETSYLGKCAAKWVASKLEGKSTGEMAQILEVAHVGLDPTSEQQLAQFRRVTL
- the jun-1 gene encoding Transcription factor jun-1 (Confirmed by transcript evidence) gives rise to the protein MLNWGHHHNSYDEPSASSSSGSSSSSVAANLSVSYNSDSRNQGCMGGGQYSGNIGGGGGGYGDYSHIDPINMMALDDQEKKKLERKRARNRQAATKCRQKKMDRIKELEEQVLHEKHRGQRLDAELLELNRALEHFRRTVEHHSGNGCPNNSIRV
- the jun-1 gene encoding Transcription factor jun-1 (Partially confirmed by transcript evidence); its protein translation is MVWSSETFGMTPEEQIEWMALDDQEKKKLERKRARNRQAATKCRQKKMDRIKELEEQVLHEKHRGQRLDAELLELNRALEHFRRTVEHHSGNGCPNNSIRV